CTGCCCGGCGGGGGTTGGGCGAGGTCGGGCCGTAGCTTCAGAAGCCGGATCAGATCCTCGTCGGGCAGGTCGGCCAGCCACGACCCCAGTGGGACACCCCGGGCGCGTTCGGTCATCGACGACCAGCGTAAGGCCCAACCGGTGAACGTCGTCGATCGCGACCTGTCAGAATGGTCCCGTGGCTGGAAACCAGGACAACAAGAACCGGTACGTCGACAACGGTTGGCCGAAGACCGACGGCGAACCCGCTGTCAGCGAGCTGCGCACCGATCGGACTGGCGCACTGTCGCCGTTCGGGGACCTCGTGTTCCCGCTGCCGTCCGACGAGCTGCCCTACGTGCATCCGGTCACCGTCGTCAACCGGTAGCGGTGACGCCATGACCGGGCCGCTCTCACACCTCGACGACCGGGGTGCGGCCCACATGGTCGACGTCAGCGCGAAGGCGACCACCAAGCGTGTCGCGGTCGCCGGCGGTGTGCTGCGCACCACCGCCGAAGTGATCCAGCTGATCTCGGCCGGCGGACTGCCCAAGGGCGACGCGCTGGCCACCGCACGGGTGGCCGGCATCATGGCCGCGAAACGCACCAGCGATCTGGTCCCGCTCTGCCACCAACTGGCTCTGACCGGAGTCGACGTGGACTTCACCATCGGCGAATCCCAGATCGACATCACAGCCTCCGTACGCACCACCGACCGCACTGGGGTCGAGATGGAAGCGCTGACCGCGGTCAGCGTGGCGGCTCTGACCCTCTACGACATGATCAAGGCCGTGGACCGCGCCGCCGTCATCGACGACATCCGGGTGCTGAGCAAGGACGGCGGCCGTACCGGGTCCTGGGAGCGCTCGTGAGCGCTCGGACCGCCCGAATC
The window above is part of the Mycolicibacter sp. MU0102 genome. Proteins encoded here:
- the moaC gene encoding cyclic pyranopterin monophosphate synthase MoaC — protein: MTGPLSHLDDRGAAHMVDVSAKATTKRVAVAGGVLRTTAEVIQLISAGGLPKGDALATARVAGIMAAKRTSDLVPLCHQLALTGVDVDFTIGESQIDITASVRTTDRTGVEMEALTAVSVAALTLYDMIKAVDRAAVIDDIRVLSKDGGRTGSWERS